Genomic segment of Bos taurus isolate L1 Dominette 01449 registration number 42190680 breed Hereford chromosome X, ARS-UCD2.0, whole genome shotgun sequence:
CTCTAGAATGTTGAGATTTTTCACTGAAAGATGGCATATAATGTATGTAATACAGAGAGAGTGGAAGCTCTAGCTTTGACTTAAGAAAAATTCCTTCCCTTTACCAAATTGTGCCTTATAAaatgtgagaaagaaagagaaagtaaaaaaatatcaACTTTTAGATTGGGGCTGGTTGAATTatgataaaattgataaattttcAAAAACCCAATTTGAagattttctatattttacacatgaaaaATCTCTGTCAACTCACGAGACAGAAACACCAGTTTTACCTTTCACTAGACTCCTATAACCAAGACAGCAATCACAAACCAGGAGAGAATAAATAATCTTGTACTTTCTTAGGTTACCACTTATTTCTCACTATTTGAGATCATTAATTTATGCAGGTTTTAGAAATAGAGAAGTTTTTCCATGAAGATCTGAGATAAAATCACCTAGCTTACTgcacacctgatgcgaagaactttttaaaaactctctaTAGCCACTTTTCTGAACATTTCAGGTTATGCCTTTGAAAACACACACATCCCTTAATGTGGAATCATTCATATTCTCCCTGTTAATTGAGTTACTTGGGTGTTAAGGGAGGCATACAGAAAAGGGACGGTTCCAGTGACTAGGCAAGTCATGAAGCACCTTATAcattccaccccctcccccgccccaccaaaaacaaaacaaaacaaaacaaacaaactgttCACATTAAAAAGAGAGTTCTGCTGACAAGCAACAGCCCTGTGGGGGAGGGGTAAAATATACTCTAGCAAGTGAATCTGTTCTTATAAAATGAAAACCTTTTATCCCACAGCATGCCcactttgcaaaaaaaattttttaaagactgagaATATAAATGAATCCTTTGAAAATCTTGTAAGCCAaaccttaaaaacctaaaaaatgCAAAGCCTGGTTAGAAGCTACATCTTCAGTAgcccaggaaaaaatattttatgaaatcctattctcctctttcttttctaacatTGTGCTATCAATCTTTCAAGAACAGAAGCATCAGTGAAAGTAAGCAAGTTGTTGGTTTAAGTCTCCAAACAAACATACTAAGGCTAATAAACTGAAAATGTCACAGGTAAAGAAAATAGCTACAGAAACTCAGAACAAGACTCAAGTCCATGAAGACATCAACACCCAGCAGTTCTGAGGAGTTAGTTCCCCAGTTAATATTCCCTCCCTCACAGAGATTAACTAATATCTTAGTTTGCTcaggaaaaaatgtttatttttttataaaattaaaacagtttTTTGATCTCCAAAAAGCTCAGTTGCAGTAAGGAAGAAATTTTAACAGGCAAGATGAAACTGACTGCTACTTTTTTCATATCCTAATTAAAACTCTTGGGCAAGAGTAAGGCTCACAGGTCCCTAACAGTTCTTACCCAATTTgttatcatgttttaaaatgcaattatatCCTTAAAATGAAGGAATATAGTGAAGAATATTTCCCTTCACAAAAGCAGATTTCTGAGCACACTGCAATAGCAGGAAATCCTTTTAAACTTTTCCCTCAACACTTTTGTCAGACTCAAGTCTGGTTAAATTGTTCATTAAAAGAACATTCTCTTCCTTATAGATCTGATGCAAACTCAAAGTATGAATTGTGGATCTTTTGTAATTCATACAGAAAATAAACACTTTACAAGAGAAATCCAACTCTTCCATCTAGGTCCAACAAAGTCAAACTGTGAGAGCAAATCTTACCTATCGTTTATGAGGAAATTTGTCATTTGGTTTTCCCCTACCTTTGCCTGCTCTAACTGTGCCTGCCTGGAGTCTGTCTCCTGACCTCCAACCCTGGGGCAAGTCCTCCTTGTTGCCAGCAAAGGGACTTCACTTCATCTTCCCATACAGCGGCCCTCACAACCCAGAGACCACCTTCTTCCCATAATCCCATGCTTCCTTTCATCTCTTTGGTGGAAGCGGGTTGAGAAAAGCTTGGGCCAGTCATTTTGCCTCTAACCTGCCAAGACAAGCTGGAGGGGCAAACCCTAACAGACCTTAAGAGGAGAAAGTGCCCACATTTCTTGTCTAGGGTCTCTGAttggggggaagggagaaggaaaaataGTGGAGGGCTTAAAAGGATTTATTTCGTAAAATGGCCCTTGGAACTGGATTTAAATTTGGAGCCGGCAGGACATGGAGTACCAAGTGGCAGGGAAGATTTTAGGAGACTTAGTGGAGAGTTGTCAAGTCAAGGAATCTAGAAAGGCTTGCACCAGCATCCAGGATTCACAGCGGTGTGGGCCAGGGCACACAGTTGGGGTTCAGAGAGCAAAGGTCAGTCTTTGGTAGGCCAAGAGTCTAGGGAAGGCTCCAGATTTAAAGCGGCCCTTTCTGTGAAACTCTGTTAAGCTCGCCCAGGAACAGAATGTTCGCGCGGAGAGGAGAGGGCTGACTCTaagcttaaaaacatttttaggagGAGAGACTTACCGCATGTCCCCATAAGGTCCAGAATAGTTCTCCATCCAGGGACCCATTTCGCTTTTGACACAACTGGGACTTGGATAGGGCACTCTGCTCACCACGCCGCCGGGATACCACACATCGGGTGGAGAGAAGTCGCCTTCTTGGCCCGCCAGCCCCTGAGGTGGCCGAGTGTAGCCGTATGGGGCTACAGCCCCTGCCTCGCCTGCACTGCCGCCCCCGCCTCCGCCACATACAGCTGGCCCATACAGCTGGCCTTCTTCGGCCGTGAAGAGAGTGTGCCAGGAAGAGGAGGCGGCGGCTGAGGGTGAGCCTGAGCCCGGTCCTGCTGCACCCCCGCCATGCAGGCTCGCCAGGTCCCCATAGCGGCACTGCGCTGCAGCGGCCACCCAGGCGCTGCCGTAGTCCAGCGGGTTCTCCAGCTTAATGCGGGCATGAGGATGGGGAGGTGGTGGAGGGGGCGGCGGCCCGGCCAGGGCTAGCGGAAAGTTGTAGTAGTCGCGAGTCTGATAAGCTGCTACCTCGTCCAGTGCTCCAGACTTATAGAGAGACAGGGTGGATGGCAGCTCAAGTGTTCCAGAGCCCCCTGCTTCGCCGCTGCCAGAGCAGCTCAGGCTCTCAGTGTCCAGACCTTTGGTGTAACCTGCCTTGAAAGGGGAATACTCAGCAGTCTCTTCAGTGCCCTTGCTCGGGCCATCATCCAGCAAAGAACCTTTGCATTCAGCCAACGGGGCACAAGGAGTGGGACGCACCGCGGCTGGTGGACCCAGGAGCGGGGCGTACATGCAATCCCCCCGAAGCTGCTCCCCAGGACTCAGATGCTCCAACGCCTCCACACCCAAGCCCATGGACACCGACACTGCCTTACACAACTCCTTGGCGCTGTCCGAGATGGTCGAACTGCCTCCTAGGTAACTGTCCTTGGAAGAGATGGGAGCCCCAGTGGCCTCCCTCGCTCTCCCGCTGCTGCCTTCGGATAccgcctcctgctgctgctgttgctgctgctgaagAAGTTGCATGGTGCCGGCCTCGCTCAGGATGTCTTTAAGATCGGTGGAGCAGCTGCTTAAGCCGGGGAAAGTGGGGCCCAGCAGGGACAATGTGGATGGGGCAGCTGAGTCATCCTCATCCAGAGGTGCTGGCGGC
This window contains:
- the AR gene encoding androgen receptor isoform X1 → MEVQLGLGRVYPRPPSKTYRGAFQNLFQSVCEVIQNPLPRHPEASSAAPSGARLQQQQETSPRQQQQQQQQREDGSPQVQSRGPTGYLALEEEQQPSQHHSAPEGHPESGCVPEPRAASAAGKGLQQPPPAPLDEDDSAAPSTLSLLGPTFPGLSSCSTDLKDILSEAGTMQLLQQQQQQQQEAVSEGSSGRAREATGAPISSKDSYLGGSSTISDSAKELCKAVSVSMGLGVEALEHLSPGEQLRGDCMYAPLLGPPAAVRPTPCAPLAECKGSLLDDGPSKGTEETAEYSPFKAGYTKGLDTESLSCSGSGEAGGSGTLELPSTLSLYKSGALDEVAAYQTRDYYNFPLALAGPPPPPPPPHPHARIKLENPLDYGSAWVAAAAQCRYGDLASLHGGGAAGPGSGSPSAAASSSWHTLFTAEEGQLYGPAVCGGGGGGSAGEAGAVAPYGYTRPPQGLAGQEGDFSPPDVWYPGGVVSRVPYPSPSCVKSEMGPWMENYSGPYGDMRLETTRDHVLPIDYYFPPQKTCLICGDEASGCHYGALTCGSCKVFFKRAAEGKQKYLCASRNDCTIDKFRRKNCPSCRLRKCYEAGMTLGAVLTVSERILEVLGFSAWFP